In one Lolium rigidum isolate FL_2022 chromosome 3, APGP_CSIRO_Lrig_0.1, whole genome shotgun sequence genomic region, the following are encoded:
- the LOC124696910 gene encoding FBD-associated F-box protein At5g60610-like, whose protein sequence is MRLDFMYSCLPASPISAAAFLSAAISDEDGVEDRISALPNGLLRDVVSRLPVEDAARTNALCRRWRGLWRAIPLVLDDAHLLTEGPGVDWRAPAAAAVSRVLASYPGPFRCVRLLSNLIDESNKECLAEWLRLLADKGVEDLTLVNRPWGFGVPARLPPSLLSCGASLRRLYLGVWFFPFTTGLPRSPDVFPHLRELGICHGIMQESDLEYLLACSPRLESFALITNYCLPDRVRIGSHSLRCVLLWHSMADEVAAIAALRLQRLIVYCTHPTEAGRAFKVKIGYAPQLAVLGYLDTTHVLEIDNTIIKAGVTKVSPDAVVPSIKVLALKVRFRIAEEVRTLLSFLRCFPEVETLHVMASDNHTDHYDDPGEVKARDKLNSTFWQGVGPIKCVQSRVKKVVFDQFCGGTNQVGFLKMVLGRAVFLQKVIVLLADLDPITVSEATRKLNPLASKRMWANKTLRKISLEVRGPTSGPIWGYNQASDLSISDPFIS, encoded by the exons atgAGACTGGACTTCATGTACTCTTGCCTGCCGGCCTCCCCGatctccgccgccgccttcctctccgccGCCATCTCCGACGAAGACGGCGTTGAGGACCGCATCAGCGCCCTCCCCAACGGCCTCCTGCGCGACGTCGTCTCCCGCCTCCCCGTCGAGGACGCTGCCCGCACCAACGCGCTCTGCCGGCGCTGGCGCGGCCTTTGGCGCGCCATCCCACTCGTCCTCGATGACGCCCACCTCCTCACGGAAGGGCCCGGCGTCGACTGgcgcgcccccgccgccgcggcgGTCTCCCGCGTCCTCGCTTCCTACCCGGGCCCCTTCCGCTGCGTCCGCCTCCTCAGCAACCTCATCGACGAGTCCAACAAGGAATGCCTCGCGGAgtggctccgcctcctcgccgacAAGGGCGTGGAGGACCTGACCCTCGTCAACCGCCCCTGGGGCTTCGGCGTGCCGGCGCGGCTTCCCCCGTCCCTCCTCTCCTGCGGCGCCTCGCTCCGCCGCCTCTACCTCGGCGTCTGGTTCTTCCCCTTCACCACCGGCCTCCCCCGCAGCCCCGACGTTTTCCCTCACCTCCGGGAGCTCGGCATCTGTCACGGCATCATGCAGGAGTCCGACCTGGAGTACCTGCTCGCTTGCAGCCCCAGGCTGGAGAGCTTTGCGCTCATCACCAACTACTGCTTGCCCGACCGCGTCCGCATCGGCAGCCACAGCCTCCGTTGCGTGCTGCTCTGGCATTCCATGGCGGACGAGGTCGCCGCCATTGCCGCCCTGCGCCTGCAGCGCCTCATCGTCTACTGCACGCACCCCACTGAGGCTGGAAGGGCCTTCAAGGTCAAGATAGGCTATGCTCCTCAGCTCGCCGTGCTCGGCTACTTGGACACCACCCACGTGCTTGAGATTGACAACACCATCATCAAG GCTGGGGTGACAAAAGTTAGCCCAGATGCAGTGGTTCCAAGCATCAAGGTGTTAGCTCTGAAGGTGCGCTTCAGAATCGCGGAGGAAGTGAGAACTTTGCTGAGTTTCTTGAGATGCTTCCCTGAAGTAGAGACCTTACACGTTATGGCT TCCGACAATCACACTGACCACTATGATGACCCGGGTGAAGTCAAGGCCAGGGACAAGCTCAATTCCACGTTCTGGCAGGGGGTTGGTCCGATCAAATGCGTGCAGTCACGTGTCAAGAAGGTGGTGTTTGATCAGTTCTGCGGGGGCACAAACCAGGTTGGGTTTCTGAAGATGGTTCTTGGGAGAGCGGTGTTTCTGCAGAAGGTGATAGTCCTGCTCGCTGACCTGGATCCTATCACGGTGAGTGAGGCCACGCGCAAACTGAACCCGTTGGCTTCCAAGAGGATGTGGGCCAATAAGACCTTGCGTAAAATTTCCTTGGAGGTTCGTGGGCCCACATCAGGTCCTATTTGGGGGTACAACCAAGCATCTGATCTTTCTATCAGCGACCCATTTATTTCTTAA